In the Clostridium beijerinckii genome, one interval contains:
- the spoIVB gene encoding SpoIVB peptidase, protein MKRKILCATSLIMTPILILILFTTMSIRKLPSKIYTRDEKTVQSIAPIGNTISKIGNNDNEYEIKFLGMIPLKAVEVQKIKDLEICPGGNPVGVRVNSEGVIIVGYSEIEINNKKEESPGKAAGLEIGDVILRVNGENMENSMDLLKTIKECDNESIKVDILRNGENLTKTIHLKKENNKDYKIGLWIRDSTAGVGTMTFFDPTTKKFGALGHPITDADTNEPFLVKKGDLLESSIISVRKGEKGSPGELKGIFLNEETPTGNIEKNTQSGIFGEIKNTQVLNNKIKPLKVGFRDDISVGKAKIITTVDESGPQEFDIEIEKTLNQSIPGSKSMVIKITDPRLLQKTGGIVQGMSGSPIIQNDKIVGAVTHVLINKPDTGYGIYIEWMLQEAGIIK, encoded by the coding sequence ATGAAGAGAAAAATTTTATGTGCTACTAGTTTAATTATGACTCCAATCCTTATTCTAATTTTATTTACCACGATGAGCATAAGGAAATTACCAAGTAAGATTTATACAAGAGATGAAAAGACAGTACAATCAATTGCACCCATAGGAAACACCATAAGTAAGATTGGTAATAACGATAATGAGTATGAGATAAAATTTTTGGGAATGATTCCTCTGAAAGCTGTCGAAGTACAAAAAATTAAAGATTTAGAGATATGTCCAGGCGGAAATCCAGTCGGAGTTAGAGTGAATAGTGAAGGCGTGATTATTGTTGGATATTCTGAAATTGAAATCAATAATAAGAAAGAAGAAAGTCCTGGTAAGGCTGCTGGGCTTGAAATTGGTGATGTAATACTAAGAGTAAATGGTGAAAATATGGAGAATTCCATGGATTTGTTAAAAACAATTAAAGAATGTGATAATGAAAGTATAAAGGTTGATATTTTAAGAAATGGTGAGAATCTCACAAAAACAATACATCTAAAAAAAGAAAATAATAAAGATTATAAAATAGGATTATGGATAAGAGACTCAACTGCAGGAGTGGGAACAATGACTTTTTTTGATCCAACTACTAAAAAGTTCGGAGCATTAGGACATCCGATAACAGATGCAGACACAAATGAACCATTTCTAGTAAAGAAAGGAGACTTATTAGAGTCATCTATAATAAGTGTTAGAAAAGGAGAAAAAGGATCACCAGGTGAATTAAAAGGAATTTTTTTAAACGAAGAGACACCAACTGGAAACATTGAAAAAAATACGCAAAGTGGAATTTTTGGTGAAATCAAAAATACTCAAGTATTAAATAATAAAATTAAACCTCTTAAAGTTGGGTTTAGGGATGATATATCTGTAGGAAAAGCTAAAATAATTACAACAGTAGATGAGAGTGGTCCACAAGAATTCGATATTGAGATTGAAAAGACTTTAAATCAATCTATTCCAGGATCGAAAAGCATGGTAATAAAAATTACTGATCCAAGGCTATTACAAAAAACAGGTGGAATTGTTCAGGGAATGAGTGGAAGTCCTATAATTCAAAACGATAAAATAGTTGGAGCGGTCACTCATGTACTAATAAATAAACCTGATACCGGATATGGTATTTATATAGAGTGGATGCTTCAAGAAGCAGGAATAATAAAATAA
- the spo0A gene encoding sporulation transcription factor Spo0A: MEDSKISVLIADDNKEFCSILNDYLLNQKDIVVTGIAKDGREALELIVERKPDLVILDIIMPHLDGLGVLEKLNTMQLEKVPRIIILSAVGQDKITQQAITLGADYYTVKPFDMEVFTKRIREMFNSSAAVQETNMRNSYASSMISTPSENKAKAPIDLETEITNIIHEVGVPAHIKGYMYLREAITMVVNDMELLSAVTKELYPSIAKKYNTTASRVERAIRHAIEVAWGRGQIEAINRLFGYTVHNDKGKPTNSEFIAIIADKLRLKNKVS; the protein is encoded by the coding sequence ATGGAAGATTCAAAAATATCTGTACTAATTGCTGATGATAACAAAGAATTTTGCAGTATATTAAATGATTATCTACTTAATCAAAAAGATATAGTTGTCACAGGAATTGCAAAAGATGGTAGAGAGGCTTTAGAGTTAATAGTAGAAAGAAAGCCTGATTTAGTTATTCTTGATATAATTATGCCACATTTAGATGGATTAGGTGTTTTAGAAAAATTAAATACAATGCAATTGGAAAAGGTTCCAAGAATAATAATATTATCAGCAGTAGGCCAAGATAAGATTACTCAACAGGCAATAACTCTTGGTGCAGATTATTATACTGTAAAACCTTTTGACATGGAAGTATTTACAAAGAGAATCAGAGAAATGTTTAATAGCTCTGCAGCAGTTCAAGAAACAAATATGAGAAATTCGTATGCATCATCAATGATATCTACTCCAAGTGAAAATAAAGCAAAGGCGCCTATTGATTTAGAAACGGAAATAACTAATATAATACATGAAGTTGGAGTACCAGCTCATATTAAAGGTTACATGTATTTGAGAGAAGCTATAACAATGGTAGTAAACGATATGGAATTATTATCAGCAGTAACTAAAGAGTTATATCCTTCAATTGCTAAAAAGTACAATACAACAGCTTCAAGAGTTGAAAGAGCAATAAGACATGCAATAGAAGTAGCATGGGGAAGAGGTCAAATAGAAGCGATTAACAGGTTATTTGGATATACAGTGCATAATGATAAAGGTAAGCCAACAAATAGTGAATTTATAGCTATAATAGCTGATAAATTAAGACTTAAAAATAAAGTTAGCTAA
- a CDS encoding bacteriohemerythrin, protein MEFNWDKKWSVGIDKIDHQHKELFDRINKLVSAMREGKGKDEVIETLSFLEEYVIKHFNDEEEMQRKSNYPKYDIQHKQHEEFKEELRELRKVFEKAGVSALFVINVQQKMSSWWRKHIRELDRDLGGFLIESSK, encoded by the coding sequence ATGGAATTTAATTGGGATAAGAAATGGTCAGTGGGTATTGATAAAATAGATCATCAACACAAAGAATTGTTTGATAGAATTAATAAGTTAGTAAGTGCGATGAGAGAGGGAAAAGGAAAAGATGAGGTTATAGAGACTTTAAGCTTTCTAGAAGAGTACGTTATTAAGCATTTTAATGATGAAGAAGAGATGCAAAGAAAGAGCAATTATCCTAAATACGATATTCAACATAAGCAACATGAAGAATTCAAAGAGGAGCTTAGAGAATTAAGAAAAGTTTTTGAAAAAGCTGGTGTCTCAGCATTGTTTGTTATAAATGTACAACAAAAGATGTCCAGTTGGTGGAGAAAGCATATTAGAGAATTGGATAGAGATCTAGGAGGATTCTTAATAGAAAGTTCTAAATAG
- the uraA gene encoding uracil permease encodes MNNKSLKSEKNFIDVKEKVSLKRAIPLSIQHLFAMFGASVLVPLIFKIDPTTVLFFNGIGTLLYAFITKKSIPAYLGSSFAFISPVLLLYSQGYDFQTIQGGFVFVGISFSIIAIIVGYTGMGWINKLFPPAAMGSIITIIGLELASNAADQAGFPVGLSNSPTLNITWVIVSMVTLATVILCNILLKGFLKVIPILIGVVVGYITAFFMGLVDFSTINNANYFVLPNIKVAHFSLNAILTILPATFVVIAEHVGHLKVTSSIVGRDLSKDPGLHRSLLGDGLSTIISGMFGSVPTTTYGENIGVLALTKVYSVYVICGAGLVSILLGFSGKMSALISTIPTPVIGGISFLLFGTIATSGLRTFIEEKVDFSKSRNLILTSVVFIVGLSGIKLTLGTIELKGMGLATLVAMVLSISFMIFDKLGIMNEAE; translated from the coding sequence ATGAATAATAAATCATTAAAAAGCGAAAAAAATTTTATAGATGTAAAAGAGAAAGTTTCTTTAAAGAGAGCAATTCCATTAAGTATCCAACATTTGTTTGCAATGTTTGGAGCTTCAGTCTTAGTACCACTTATTTTTAAAATTGATCCAACAACAGTGCTATTTTTTAATGGTATTGGTACATTACTTTATGCCTTTATTACCAAAAAAAGTATTCCAGCTTATTTAGGATCAAGTTTTGCCTTTATATCACCAGTATTACTTTTATATAGTCAAGGATATGATTTTCAGACTATACAAGGCGGTTTTGTATTTGTAGGTATATCATTTTCAATAATAGCGATTATTGTTGGATATACAGGTATGGGATGGATAAATAAATTATTTCCACCAGCTGCTATGGGATCAATAATAACAATTATAGGTTTAGAATTAGCCAGTAATGCAGCAGATCAAGCAGGTTTTCCGGTTGGATTAAGTAATTCTCCAACTTTAAACATAACATGGGTAATTGTTTCGATGGTTACTTTAGCTACAGTGATTTTATGTAATATCTTATTAAAAGGATTCTTGAAAGTTATACCTATATTAATAGGGGTAGTAGTTGGATACATTACAGCATTCTTTATGGGATTAGTAGATTTTAGTACTATAAATAATGCAAATTATTTTGTTTTACCTAATATAAAGGTTGCACATTTCAGTTTAAATGCAATTTTAACTATACTACCTGCAACATTTGTAGTAATTGCAGAACATGTTGGTCATTTAAAAGTTACTAGTAGCATTGTTGGAAGAGATTTATCAAAAGATCCTGGACTTCATAGATCTTTACTTGGAGACGGGCTATCAACTATCATTTCGGGAATGTTTGGTTCTGTACCAACAACAACTTATGGTGAAAATATAGGAGTTTTAGCTCTAACTAAAGTGTATAGTGTATATGTAATATGTGGGGCCGGCTTAGTATCAATTTTGCTAGGGTTTTCTGGGAAAATGTCAGCACTTATTAGTACAATTCCAACGCCTGTTATTGGAGGAATAAGCTTCTTATTATTTGGGACTATTGCAACTTCAGGATTAAGAACTTTTATTGAAGAAAAAGTTGATTTTTCTAAATCAAGAAATTTAATATTAACTTCGGTAGTATTTATAGTAGGATTAAGTGGCATAAAATTAACTTTAGGGACTATTGAACTTAAAGGAATGGGGCTAGCAACATTGGTTGCTATGGTGTTAAGTATAAGTTTTATGATATTTGATAAATTAGGTATAATGAACGAAGCGGAATAA
- a CDS encoding thioester domain-containing protein → MKLKKYIKVLSYFIIFNVLMSLAFVGADANTVKITTDKEPLYTVEYDGYDLTARRIRVAGSNNVAYCLEINEKYPSGQNFSSNSNLSESVRNVIAAGYPNRSVAELNLDNENEAYFATQIAIWSSMEGYDVNKIKGNNSKIVDAIKSIYNDGVNGKYSSKIRSKVYKTSDESIQEIIVVYTDDLVSEEKGESIQTEYAPQEG, encoded by the coding sequence ATGAAATTAAAAAAATACATAAAAGTATTAAGTTATTTTATTATTTTTAACGTACTTATGAGTTTGGCTTTCGTTGGCGCTGATGCTAATACTGTGAAAATAACTACTGATAAGGAACCATTATATACAGTTGAGTACGATGGCTATGATCTTACAGCGAGAAGAATAAGAGTTGCTGGAAGCAACAATGTTGCATATTGCTTAGAGATAAATGAAAAATATCCATCTGGGCAAAATTTTTCGTCAAATAGTAATTTAAGTGAATCAGTTCGTAATGTTATTGCTGCCGGATATCCAAATAGATCTGTAGCTGAATTAAATTTAGACAATGAAAACGAAGCGTATTTCGCTACTCAGATAGCAATATGGAGTTCAATGGAAGGATATGATGTTAATAAAATAAAAGGAAATAACTCTAAAATAGTAGATGCGATAAAGAGCATATATAATGATGGGGTAAATGGGAAATATTCAAGTAAAATAAGAAGTAAAGTATATAAAACAAGTGATGAATCTATACAAGAAATAATAGTTGTATATACTGATGATTTAGTATCGGAAGAAAAAGGAGAATCAATTCAAACAGAATATGCACCACAAGAAGGATAA
- a CDS encoding type II toxin-antitoxin system antitoxin SocA domain-containing protein has protein sequence MKKSAFCEYCFSEREYQVYKVRRTSILKEEEVSYKAKEAVCNVCGNEIFVSDICEYNLMNLYKEYRRNYNIISTDEIEKVKIKYSINSEALSLILGWNSKTIERYLDGDMIGVSNSDLLRKVYENTSYYSIILQNNKERINPADYNKSRQAIRYILDQDETEEKIDAVIKYLLIRCEDFTALSIQKLLYYVQAFHYVFTGNFMFEEDCEAWKDGPFYPSLYERYEQFGYEKVNKDIMANDKLRLENFERNIVESIIKFYGCYSGKILKEMTKSEAPWILTRTNSINGKNIKYGEFNTVIEKSLIQEYFDSIKEKYNISSLLDIQNYSRDSFDKISI, from the coding sequence ATGAAGAAATCAGCATTTTGTGAATATTGTTTTAGCGAAAGAGAATATCAAGTATATAAAGTAAGAAGAACATCTATACTAAAAGAAGAAGAGGTAAGCTACAAGGCTAAAGAAGCTGTTTGTAACGTTTGTGGTAATGAGATTTTTGTGTCAGACATATGTGAGTATAATTTGATGAACTTATATAAAGAATATAGAAGGAATTATAATATTATTAGTACGGATGAAATAGAAAAAGTTAAAATAAAGTATTCAATTAATTCAGAAGCACTTTCACTAATATTAGGATGGAATAGTAAGACTATAGAACGATATTTAGATGGGGATATGATTGGAGTCTCCAATAGTGATTTATTAAGAAAAGTATATGAAAATACCAGTTATTATTCTATCATATTGCAAAATAATAAGGAAAGAATAAATCCAGCAGATTACAATAAAAGTAGACAAGCTATTAGATATATTTTAGATCAAGATGAGACAGAAGAAAAAATCGACGCAGTAATAAAATATTTGTTGATAAGATGTGAAGATTTCACAGCTTTATCAATCCAAAAACTTCTATATTATGTACAAGCATTTCATTATGTCTTTACTGGTAATTTTATGTTTGAAGAAGATTGCGAAGCTTGGAAGGATGGTCCGTTTTATCCAAGTTTATATGAAAGATATGAACAATTTGGATATGAAAAAGTTAATAAAGATATAATGGCTAATGATAAGTTAAGGTTGGAGAATTTTGAACGGAATATTGTAGAAAGTATAATAAAATTTTATGGTTGTTATAGTGGGAAAATATTAAAGGAGATGACTAAAAGCGAAGCTCCTTGGATATTAACAAGAACTAATTCTATTAATGGAAAGAATATCAAATATGGTGAATTTAATACTGTGATTGAAAAAAGTTTGATCCAAGAGTATTTTGATAGTATTAAGGAAAAATATAATATTAGTAGTTTATTAGATATACAAAATTATAGTAGAGATTCATTCGATAAGATATCTATTTAA
- a CDS encoding histidine phosphatase family protein encodes MKTTLLLIRHGETEWNALGKFQGCTDIELSEEGVKQAQILKNRLNEEFDWIYASPLSRAFKTANILASITNKEVIIEPEIREINFGEWEGLTVKQISEKYPDVFKAWRTDKKESYICGGDSSIRNAVGRAKKCILEIVSKHKGEKIVIVAHGGIIKAGLIGIFDWDMTMYHKVALGNTCINKITFNDDLMPMLVSLNDTTHLD; translated from the coding sequence ATGAAAACTACATTATTACTTATTAGACATGGCGAAACAGAATGGAATGCTTTAGGAAAATTTCAAGGGTGTACAGATATAGAGTTGTCAGAGGAAGGAGTAAAACAAGCGCAAATATTAAAAAATAGACTTAATGAAGAATTTGATTGGATATATGCTAGTCCGTTAAGTAGAGCTTTTAAAACAGCAAATATATTAGCATCAATTACGAATAAAGAAGTTATAATAGAGCCTGAGATAAGAGAAATTAATTTTGGTGAATGGGAAGGATTAACTGTTAAGCAAATTAGTGAAAAATATCCTGATGTTTTTAAAGCTTGGAGAACTGATAAAAAAGAAAGTTATATTTGCGGTGGAGATTCTAGTATACGTAATGCGGTAGGTAGAGCTAAGAAGTGTATTCTAGAAATAGTATCTAAACATAAAGGTGAGAAGATAGTAATTGTTGCTCATGGAGGAATAATAAAAGCTGGACTTATAGGAATATTTGACTGGGATATGACAATGTATCATAAAGTAGCACTTGGCAATACTTGTATTAATAAAATAACTTTCAATGATGATTTAATGCCAATGTTAGTTAGTTTAAATGATACAACTCATTTAGATTAA
- a CDS encoding metallophosphoesterase: MIYMMISIILILYSGINYYISIWFWKNLCSMIPFFNSEIYFSFFFIIFIISLVGVIWNRHIPKFLHDGIYLIASYWLAVILYFAIFIGMIECFFILGKTLQFIPSDIKLNANVLFYIALIILFTVMIIILYGTINAKNATITPYNIDLPRKAGKISKLQIAFLSDIHLGNLMDKRIDKLIDKINSIQPDIVLIAGDIIDSNRDMINYDFSKMQSNFKKIKSKYGIYACLGNHDYDHKGDSSNRINNFKKVGVNILRDSYVKIDDSFYVIGREDISYERISGIRRKKLSETVNEISGELPIIVLDHQPNNLNEPVSEGIDLQLSGHTHKGQFFPFNLITKRVFKIDYGYLKMDKFQIIVSCGTRTWGPPIRIGSKCEIVNINVTFK, translated from the coding sequence ATGATATACATGATGATAAGTATTATATTGATTTTATATTCTGGAATAAATTATTACATTAGCATATGGTTTTGGAAAAATTTATGCAGTATGATCCCTTTTTTTAATAGTGAAATATACTTTAGCTTCTTTTTTATTATATTTATAATAAGCTTAGTTGGAGTTATATGGAATCGCCATATACCTAAGTTTCTCCATGATGGAATTTACTTGATAGCATCTTATTGGCTTGCTGTTATATTATACTTTGCAATATTTATTGGCATGATTGAGTGCTTTTTTATTTTAGGCAAGACTTTACAGTTTATACCTAGCGATATTAAACTTAATGCAAATGTTTTATTTTATATTGCTTTGATAATTCTTTTTACTGTAATGATTATAATTCTATACGGAACGATAAATGCTAAAAACGCAACAATTACACCATATAATATAGATTTACCTAGAAAGGCAGGAAAGATAAGTAAATTGCAAATAGCGTTTTTATCAGATATTCATCTTGGTAATTTAATGGATAAAAGAATAGATAAACTAATAGATAAAATTAATTCTATACAACCAGATATTGTTTTAATTGCAGGAGATATAATTGATTCTAATAGAGATATGATAAATTATGATTTTTCTAAGATGCAAAGTAATTTTAAAAAAATAAAAAGTAAATATGGGATTTATGCATGTTTGGGGAATCATGACTATGATCATAAAGGTGATTCATCAAATAGAATAAATAATTTCAAAAAAGTAGGAGTTAATATATTACGAGATAGTTATGTAAAAATTGATGATAGTTTTTATGTTATAGGGCGTGAAGATATCTCTTATGAAAGAATAAGCGGGATAAGAAGAAAAAAACTATCAGAAACTGTAAATGAAATTAGTGGAGAATTACCTATAATAGTGCTTGATCATCAGCCCAATAACCTAAATGAACCTGTGAGTGAAGGAATTGATTTACAATTATCTGGTCACACACATAAAGGACAGTTTTTTCCTTTTAATTTAATAACGAAAAGAGTATTTAAAATTGATTATGGATATCTAAAAATGGATAAATTTCAAATAATAGTTTCATGTGGCACAAGAACGTGGGGACCGCCTATAAGGATTGGGAGTAAATGTGAGATAGTAAATATAAATGTAACATTTAAGTAA
- a CDS encoding iron-containing alcohol dehydrogenase yields MARFTLPRDLYHGEGALEVLKTLKGKKAFVVVGGGSMKRFGFLKQVEDYLTEAGMEVELFEGVEPDPSVETVMKGAEAMRNFEPDWIVAMGGGSPIDAAKAMWIFYEYPEFTFEQAVVPFGLPELRQKAKFVAIPSTSGTATEVTAFSVITNYTEKIKYPLADFNITPDIAIVDPVLAQTMPKTLTAHTGMDALTHAIEAYTASLRSNFSDPLAIKALQMVQENLLKSFEGDKEARNLMHEAQCLAGMAFSNALLGIVHSMAHKVGAVFHIPHGCANAIFLPYVIQYNRTKCEDRYADIARALKLEGNTDSELTDSLIGMINKMNSDLNIPHSMKEYGVTEDDFKANLSFIAHNAVLDACTGSNPREIDDATMEKLFECTYYGTKVEL; encoded by the coding sequence ATGGCACGTTTTACTTTACCTAGGGACTTATATCATGGAGAAGGGGCGCTTGAAGTACTTAAAACTTTAAAAGGCAAAAAAGCTTTTGTAGTTGTTGGTGGAGGATCAATGAAAAGATTTGGTTTTCTTAAACAAGTTGAAGATTATTTAACAGAAGCAGGAATGGAAGTAGAGCTATTTGAAGGAGTAGAACCAGATCCATCAGTAGAAACAGTAATGAAGGGTGCCGAAGCAATGAGAAACTTCGAACCTGATTGGATAGTTGCTATGGGTGGAGGATCGCCAATAGATGCTGCAAAAGCTATGTGGATATTCTATGAATACCCAGAATTTACTTTTGAACAAGCGGTTGTTCCATTTGGTTTACCAGAGCTTAGACAAAAAGCTAAATTTGTAGCTATTCCATCAACAAGTGGTACAGCTACAGAAGTTACAGCATTCTCAGTTATAACAAATTACACAGAAAAGATTAAATATCCTTTAGCTGACTTTAACATAACTCCAGATATAGCAATAGTTGATCCAGTATTAGCTCAAACCATGCCAAAAACATTAACAGCTCATACTGGAATGGATGCACTAACTCATGCTATAGAAGCATATACTGCATCGCTTAGATCAAACTTTTCTGATCCTTTAGCAATTAAAGCATTGCAGATGGTACAAGAAAATTTACTCAAGTCTTTTGAAGGAGACAAGGAAGCTAGAAACTTAATGCATGAAGCTCAATGTTTAGCAGGAATGGCATTTTCTAATGCATTACTTGGAATAGTTCATTCAATGGCTCATAAGGTTGGTGCTGTATTCCATATTCCTCATGGATGTGCGAATGCTATATTCTTACCATATGTAATACAATATAATAGAACTAAATGCGAAGATAGATATGCTGATATTGCTAGAGCATTAAAATTAGAAGGAAATACAGATTCAGAATTAACTGATTCATTAATTGGAATGATTAATAAAATGAATAGTGATTTAAATATTCCTCATTCAATGAAAGAATATGGGGTTACAGAGGATGATTTTAAGGCAAATCTTTCATTTATTGCTCATAATGCAGTGTTAGATGCATGTACAGGATCAAATCCTAGAGAAATAGATGATGCTACAATGGAAAAATTATTTGAATGCACATATTATGGGACAAAGGTTGAACTATAG